In Rhodococcus sp. 4CII, the DNA window AGTTCAACTGCAGCGCCATCGTCGGTGACGGGACCATCGCGGGAGTTGAGATCGGCTACATCGAGTAGTTTCCGGACCCAGAAATTGGCCGCCAACGTCACGATCGACCGTCAACACTGCACATCGGCTGTAGCGCGTCTGGCTGTCACATCGTGCTCGCCTTCGGTCAGCGAAGCCTGAGTACCTGTTATGTCCGGTCCGTCTGGTATCTCTTTTCACGGGATTTGTAACGAACATGATGGTGCGGGGCGGCTCCCATTTCGCCCCCAGTCCACACTCCTGACAGGCCACCAGCAGACATGCGAATCAGAAGGACCCTTTCGTGCGTAACGCACATCGGCGTGCTCGCGCTGTACCTCACAGCGTGCGGCGACGACTTGGCCGCAACCGCAGGCCATGCGTTGCCGGCCAGCTCGACGGTGGAAGCCGAGCCCGCAATCACGCGGATCACCGCACCTCCCGCAGCGGCAGCGTCACCATCGTCGACGAGAAGCCTGAACGCGAGTGCGCCTAACCCGACGTCAGTGACTGTGTCCGCGAGTGATGTCTTCGCTGAGACGTGCAACGAAATGGGCCCAATATTCGAGGCTCGCGCTGAATTGCAAGCCTCACAGGCAGATCAGAATGAGTTCGCGGAGGCGATGCTGCAGGAACTGCGACAGTCTCCGGAGTGGGATGCGCAGAGCCGTGTCGACCAGGCCGCAGTGACGAAAGCTGTCCGCGCTGCGGCGAACGGTGACTGCTGAGCGATTCGCCTCTGATGGCGGCGCTGCAGGGCCGCGGTCCCCTACGAATACTCCACACGCACACCAGGTCCGAGCAACCGACCCGTCCGACCTCACCGTCTTGGTTGCCAGGACTGACTGCTCGTCGCTGAAGCCGTCGCGGTGTGTCTTTCATCTGAATGACACACGCACTAGCGGCTTCTCGCAGGTCAGGCGCGTTGCACGGCTCTGCTGCTTTCCTGAGCGCGCGCGTATCGGGGCATCAGTGTGGGCCGAGGCGGAGCCAATTTCGTTCCCGGTTCGCGGACGAGCTGGGTGCTGAGAAGGAACGGGCCGCGTCGCGACGACTCCTCGATGCGCGATGGCCCCTGTGCGCGCCCATCCGGTGATGCTTAACGCGCTGGCCGTCTGGAGGGAGGTATGGGTGATCTGGATGTGGCCTGGGGGGTGGGGCGGGTGCGGCGGTCGGCGTAGTGGAATGGGGGTGGCTCCGGTGTCTCGAAGGTGAAAATCCTGCGTGTATTGCCGCTTCTTATTGTCGCTCTGAGTGTGTCAGGGTTCGGTGGCGATTCTTCCCGTCCTGTGACGTCGACATCGTCTGCCGTGTCGACGCTGCCGCGGCTGTGGTTGCCTGGCGGAGACCCCACCAGCAGCGCGTCACGGTTCAGCCGATGGGCATCTATGCGGTCAGCCGTCGATTGGTTCGCAGATCGCGACAGGTCCGGGGCAACCCGGGGTGGCGCATTCGTACAGATCGGTCTCGATGAGCACACCGCCGAGGCTGGCGTAGATGTAGTGCCGGAACGCGGCGTTGCCACACGTCACGCAGTCCTGATCGATCTGGATCCACTCGCCTCCCATAGCCGGACCCTAGTTGGACAGAGTTCGGCGGCGGCCGGCAGGTGGCAGCGCGCTGACGACCCGGTAGAAACGCATCAGGATTTGAATCGGCCGTGGTGCGTGGGGCCGCAGAATCGCGTGTTTGCGCACGTATCGCGGGATATGCCATTGCGCCCAGGTGTGTGCCGGGAAGACTGCTGCGTCACCAGCTCGAAGCGTGCGAGGAGCCTGATCCGCCGAGGAGACGGTCACCTCACCCTCGAGGATCTGGACCGTCTCTTCGAGCGCGAAGTACCAGTTGAAGGTTCCTGCTGTGCAGTCCCACACCCAGTGGGTGGTGGTGCCGTCGAGGCTCTGCGTCCATCGCCCGTCACGAGCCACGGGCATGCCGTCGAGGATCCAGGTTGGATCGATGGGGCTGGGCTCGAGTGCGACGTCGTCGAGGCGCACCGCTGCGATGACCGATGGCGTGCGGCCGGCTACCTTCTGCGTCATGCGGTCATCAAACCAGACGAACCGGACGTAACGGATATCCATCTGGTTGGTAACCTTCCATTTGCTGCCCTTGCCATTGGGTGGTACCGGGCCCCACCAGTCGCGTCAGTCGTGTTTCGTGCTGGTGGGGTTCCTTCGTTCTTGCTCGCGCACTGGCGGTAAACCCGAAGGTAACCACTACGGTCGGAGGGTCCTGAAGAGTCACGTCCCCGTTCGAGTCGGTGACGGGAATCGGCGTAGTGGTGTTCGTCAGGCACGTACAGGCTTTGCGCCTCGGATTGTCTCCCGAGCAGGATCCGCCAGTCGACGAACAGGTCACCCACCTCGTCGGCGACGTCCCGGTACATACGGGTTCGAACCCCGCATCCCACTGGGCGTCGGTGTACTCAGGGGAGTCGACGTCGGGGTGAGGCATGGAGGTGAGCCAGAACTGACGCGTCGGAGTTGTTGGCGTCGCGGCAGAAGTTGATCATGTCGCGGCAGTTCTGCAGCCCGGTCTCGATCGAAATGTCCTGGACGAGGCCGTTGCCGCCGAACCCGATGCGCAGCAGGTCGTCAGGGTAGGCGAGGAGCCGCTCGTGCAGCCAGTAGGCGTCGTCCGGGTCGGTGAGGATCGACTTCCACTAGTTGGACTGCCACCCGGAACGGGCCGAGGTTGATGGTCTCAATACCCACTCCCCAGCCGAGGCGTACGGCACTACCGAGCAAGGCGCCACGGGTCGTCGCCGTCGCCGATCGTGTGCAGTGTCATTTGAGTGAATGACATTGAGGTGCAGGCTGACTGACACCCCACCGTGGTCGGGGGTGTCTGGGCCGCGGTGTCGGACCGGTCGGTGATACTTGCTCTTCTGGATGGGTGGGAAGGGGGCGGTCATGTCCACGAGTGATGTTGATCCGGTCGGTGTGCTGGATTGGTCGGAGTCGGTGGCGCTGGCGGCGATGCAGGTGTCGTTGATGCGCTCGGACATCGACGCGACGAAGCCCGACAAGACTGTGGCCGTCAAGGCGGCGGTGCTGGGCGATGCCGTCGCAGGTTTCCGTCAGGTGGCGGCCGAGGATCGGCCGGACCGCCCGGACTGGCTGACACCACTGCTGGTGGACATCGGCACCCAGATGGACGCTGCGGCGGATGCCATTGCGGCCCAGGGCCGGCGCCTGCCGCGGTGCTTCGGCTCGCGGGAGCGGTCGTTGCTGGTGCTGGTCGACCTCATTCTGTTCGACCCGTGGCCGGCGAAAGCCTCCTGGCACGGCGCCACCCGCCGCACGAACCTCGAGGCGTTGGTGGACGAGTTCCCGCACCTCGACCGAACCGACCTGGACCGCATGCGGGACGAGCACACGCTTCTGCTCCGGCGGCTGCGGCGTAAGAGTGTGCACTGGGGGAAGGTGGCCGTCATCGGTGCGGCCGGGCTGGCGGCCGGGGTTGCCACCGGTGGGTGGGCGGCACCGGCGATCGGCGCCGCGATCGGCAGCGCCGCGGGTTTGACCGGGGCGGCGGCGACCTCGGCCGGTTTGGCCACTCTCGGTGGCGGCGCGATCGCGGCCGGCGGGTTCGGCATCGCCGGCGGCACCGCCCTGGTTACCGGGCTCGGGGGCATCGCCGGAGCGGGCGTCGCCGCGGCCGGCGCACGCTGGACACCGTGGACGACCGGTCAGGTGGTGGCCGATGCGATGCGCCTGGACCTGATCGCACGATGTGTGCTGATCGAGGCACAGAACCGGGACGAGAAGCAACGCCGCGTCGTGCAAAGTCTGCAGGAGCGGCTCGAGAATGTCGTCGCCGACGGGGAGCGACTCCTGGACCGGATCCGGGAACTCTCGCGTGAGAACGCGCGGCTAACCGTAGAGAACAAGGAACTGCGGGAGGAACTGCGCAGGCAGCACGCGGACGCCAAACGGGCGGAAGGGGCACTCGAGGTCATCCTGGAGCGTCTCCCGGAACCCGCCGCGCAATGAGCAGCATGGACGACACGGTCGACCGGAACCTCGACACCCTCAGCCGCCGGCTCGCCGAGCTGGAATCGGCCACCGAGACCGCCCTGGCCGGTGGGGTCCCGGACCGGCTGCCGGACAACGACACCGCCGCCCTCACTTCGTATGCGGAGTTGACCGCGGCCAATGACCGGCTCCGCACCCAGCGCGGGTGGACCGACATCGACCTCGACGCCGCCCTGACCCCCGAACAGCGGGCTGGTTTCGATCGGTGGCGGGCCCGGCAACGCATCCCGTGGGACCGCGACGATGTCCTCGCCGTCGGGTTCGCGGCCGTGCTGGGGGTGGCAGCGGTCTGGTACGACACCGCCATCGACGGAGCCGTCGCCGACGGGCTCGGTGCGACGAGGAAGGCCGGGTGGATGCGGGCGTGGGAGCGGGCCGGCAAGAGGTTGCCGATAGACTACACCGGTCCCGGGTTCGGTGGCCGCGCCCACCGGGTCCGCTCCCCGGGGCATGATCTGGGCCGACCGTTCGAGGCGCTGCGGCAGATCCGTGCGGGCGAGTTCCGCGGCGTCCGATGGGACTACGGCGACAAATACGACGTCACCGTGGGTGGCCGGTTTCGGGAGGTCGATTCGCTCGCCGAGGCCCTCGTCCTCTGGGCCCAGCATTTGGCGGCGGATGTGGTGACCCCGATGAGCCTGCCGATGCCCTGCTCCTCCTGGCTGTATGAACTCGACAACCGGGCACTCCGGAAGTTTGCGCACGAGGTGTACCTGGGCACGGCGGGCAATGGTCTGAACGTGCGATCCGGGCTCCTCACCCCGTCGCTGAGCGTGATCACCACCGAGGTCATCCTCCGGACCCATGTGCATGCCCGGGCGTATGCGGCCACGGGAAGCGCCCGTCTGGACGTGCGGGAGCAGGCCCGGCGTAACGAGTTGCTCCTCGCGGCCCATTCGCTGGTCGGGCTCGCGTCGGCGGGGAAGACGCTGGCGCGGATGATCGTCCTCGATGGCCGGAAGGGGATGGCGCTGCGGCACGTGAATGTTCCGGTGCTCCTCCGCATGGGATGCCTAGCGGTCCAGGTCGCGCACGATCGGCGGACACGAAATCGCGCCGCGGCTCGGGACTGGGACGAGTTGGCTAAAGACCTGCTGTGGTAAATCGCGCCCGGGTACCTGACCGTGGGCATCGACACTGTTTAAGGATGGGTACAGACCGATGACGCAGACCTTCAGCTATCGAGACTTTCGGCAAGCCTGCCGTGCATTCAAGCCAAGTGAGTTCATCCCGTACCTCGCGGCGATTGGAGCGGACCTCGGACAGCCGCCGTACCCCGATTCGGTGAGGATGCGTACCCCTCCGTGGGGTTTGGCCGCGGCAGCACGCGAGTCGCTGCTCTACGGGAACGAATATCGCAGCCGAGAGTTGAGTCTCCGGGAGATCGACCGGTTGATGTATTACTTCAATGAATCGGCCGATATACCAACGAAACACGACGAAGATGACGGATTTCCGTTGGCATTGCTGACTGCTATCACCTACGAGCAGTTTCCATGGCAAGAATCCATGTTAGAAGAGCTGTCCCGCTCACATGCATGGCTGGTTGAAGGCCTGTCGCAAGTGAAAACGAAGGTCGTCAACGACGACTCGCTCGCCGAGATGATGGGCGGCATGCCTCTCCGTGATGCGATTGGAGCTACATTCTTCTTGCAGGTAGGTGCCTACAAAAACGGGGGAGTATTCGATCCGCGTTGGCTCGACCAACCGAACTTCGCTGAGGTGCTTGATGTGTATCCTCGGGCAAACATTCTGACGACTATTAGGCGGCTCACTTCGACTCGTGATGAATACAAGATCGAATGGGACAGGCACTCGACTGGAATCGACCATCTTGCCCGGTTCGATTACAACCCGCTGGTGAGTACCCCGTTCATTCAGTTGAAAAACGAGCGGCGCCTGTTCGCCCCCGCGCCCAGCTTGGTGCTGCGAACGGTGACGCCGGGTGGGCTGTACTACAGGGGCATAGCGGCGCACGGGCAGAGCTTCGCCAACGATCTCGGAATCTTGTTCGAGCACTACATTGGCCGTCAACTGCGAGCGATTGACGGTGCAGACGTATATCCAGAGATAGCCTATGGAAAGGGTGGAGGGTCGAAGAGCGTAGATTGGTTTGTCATCATGCCGAACCTAGTCCTCTTGGTCGAGGTGAAGTCGAAGCGTCTTGGTCCCGCAGCGCGCGCTGGTGCCACCACGCTGGTCCGGACGCTAAGGGATTCAATACACAAGGCGCGCAATCAACTAGGTCGGACCATCGACGAGATGACAGGTGGCAATCCCGCCTTCCAGCACATCCCGACGGACAGGCCGATAGTAGGTCTGATCGTTACGGCAGAGCCCTTCTACACTGCGCCAGCAGACCTGTTTGACCGTGGGTTGGCCATGATCAGAACGTCTGATCGGATCGAGGATGTACCTGTAGCGGTGGCGAGTGCGCGCGACATTGAACACCTGGTCACCCACCGCGCGGACGTCGGCCGAGTGCTTCTCGATCAGCTCGATACCAGGGGTGGAGGTGTCCTGTCGATCAGGGTGGATGCGAGAGGTAGAAACCCCATTCTTGAAGACGCCTGGCACTCCTACCCCTGGCCAGGGCGTCACGGTCGCTCAGTGAATGATCCACTGGCTCTCTAGGACGGTAGTCGAAGCGCGCCCGATTGGCTCGCACGAGCAACAGTGAGTGCACATCCTTCGTGCCCAGCAATGGTGGCGCGACACCTCGATCTGCGAACTATCTGCGCTGCCGATTTCGACGATCTGTGACATGTCCACTTTCCAAACGGAGCAGTGAGCAGTGTGGGGCGGACTGGTGTCCACGGAATCCGATCCACCACAGAGCGTCCAGTCGGGCCGCGGATATCTACAACGAGCCCTTCATCGCTCGAAAACCGCCAGCGTGAGAGAGTTGCATACGTGTTGAGACGCGATATCGTGCGGGGAAATGTGGCGGTCGGCGGATGCGAACGGCGAGGACACTTCGAAGATCCCGGAGTGC includes these proteins:
- a CDS encoding cupin domain-containing protein, with the translated sequence MTQKVAGRTPSVIAAVRLDDVALEPSPIDPTWILDGMPVARDGRWTQSLDGTTTHWVWDCTAGTFNWYFALEETVQILEGEVTVSSADQAPRTLRAGDAAVFPAHTWAQWHIPRYVRKHAILRPHAPRPIQILMRFYRVVSALPPAGRRRTLSN
- a CDS encoding NERD domain-containing protein, which encodes MTQTFSYRDFRQACRAFKPSEFIPYLAAIGADLGQPPYPDSVRMRTPPWGLAAAARESLLYGNEYRSRELSLREIDRLMYYFNESADIPTKHDEDDGFPLALLTAITYEQFPWQESMLEELSRSHAWLVEGLSQVKTKVVNDDSLAEMMGGMPLRDAIGATFFLQVGAYKNGGVFDPRWLDQPNFAEVLDVYPRANILTTIRRLTSTRDEYKIEWDRHSTGIDHLARFDYNPLVSTPFIQLKNERRLFAPAPSLVLRTVTPGGLYYRGIAAHGQSFANDLGILFEHYIGRQLRAIDGADVYPEIAYGKGGGSKSVDWFVIMPNLVLLVEVKSKRLGPAARAGATTLVRTLRDSIHKARNQLGRTIDEMTGGNPAFQHIPTDRPIVGLIVTAEPFYTAPADLFDRGLAMIRTSDRIEDVPVAVASARDIEHLVTHRADVGRVLLDQLDTRGGGVLSIRVDARGRNPILEDAWHSYPWPGRHGRSVNDPLAL